A stretch of Rhinopithecus roxellana isolate Shanxi Qingling chromosome 12, ASM756505v1, whole genome shotgun sequence DNA encodes these proteins:
- the LOC104677309 gene encoding LOW QUALITY PROTEIN: uncharacterized protein LOC104677309 (The sequence of the model RefSeq protein was modified relative to this genomic sequence to represent the inferred CDS: deleted 2 bases in 1 codon), whose translation MASGLEGRLRPGFLDCKGDPQVGGAGSSWSEPFAPECLARTSSCAPGITEQRGAAASGGRNERGGRSTGPKGAVMGWVVGPGKWGGDGLGKTWPSPAALKTTPVYLGAGQETFRLPLPPCQTVGRGMGREWAWGWDLPPEFPPDGGSAQGGVICLPCHGVGIPSRGPRPLSREGILGEAGPRSRPCPQPPQTHPNLKAMRVRVYRNHVQSPEKPPTSPREKKKTRQKLIYIFCIWSSVLNINCVIFIHFLSLNSPLIYQFNVSWGFFSHGVLCPHPQPFV comes from the exons ATGGCCTCAGGTCTTGAGGGAAGGCTCAGGCCTGGGTTTCTGGACTGCAAAGGGGACCCCCAGGTGGGAGGGGCAGGAAGCAGCTGGAGTGAGCCCTTCGCCCCTGAGTGCCTGGCTCGCACCTCGAGCTGTGCCCCGGGCATCACTGAGCAGAGGGGTGCGGCAGCTTCAGGAGGCAGAAATGAGAGGGGCGGGAGATCCACAGGACCAAAGGGTGCAGTGATGGGCTGGGTGGTGGGCCCAGGGAAATGGGGTGGGGATGGGCTGGGTAAGACCTGGCCCTCCCCTGCTGCCCTGAAGACCACCCCAGTCTACCTCGGTGCTGGCCAGGAAACCTTTCGGCTACCTCTCCCACCATGCCAGACTGTGGgcagggggatggggagggagtgggcctggggctgggacCTCCCTCCAGAATTTCCTCCAGATGGGGGCAGTGCCCAGGGAGGGGTTATTTGTCTTCCCTGCCATGGAGTGGGAATCCCCAGCCGAGGCCCTAGGCCCCTCAGCAGGGAAGGGATCCTCGGGGAGGCAGGTCCCAGGAGCagaccctgcccccagcccccacagacacaccccaATCTGAAAGCCATGCGTGTCCGTGTATATAGGAACCATGTACAGAGCCCGGAGAAGCCCCCTACATCCCCccgggaa aaaaagaaaactagacagaaactcATCTATATATTCTGTATCTGGAGTTCCGTTTTGAATATTAACTGTGTTATTTTTATACACTTTTTAAGCCTTAACTCGCCATTGATTTACCAGTTTAACGTTTCCTGGGGTTTCTTTTCCCATGGGgttctctgcccccacccccagccctttGTTTGA
- the A3GALT2 gene encoding alpha-1,3-galactosyltransferase 2 gives MALKEGLRAWKRIFWRQILLALGLLGLFLYGLPKFRHLEALIPMGVCPSATMSLLTDNFTGALHPWARPEVLTCTPWGAPIIWDGTFDPDVAKQEATQQNLTIGLTVFAVGRYLEKYLERFLLTAEQHFMAGQRVVYYVFTERPGAVPRVALGPGRRLRVERVVRERRWQDVSMARMRTLHAALGGRLGREAHFVFCMDVDQHFSGTFGPEALAESVAQLHSWHYHWPRWLLPFERDAHSAAVMARGEGDFYYHAAVFGGSVAALRDLTAHCARGLAWDRARGLEARWHDESHLNKFFWLHKPAKVLSPEFCWSPDLGPRAEIRRPRLLWAPKEYRLLRD, from the exons ATGGCTCTCAAGGAGGGACTCAG GGCCTGGAAGAGAATCTTCTGGCGGCAGATCCTACTTGCACTTGGCCTCTTAGGCCTGTTTCTGTATGGCCTACCTAAATTCAG GCATCTGGAAGCCCTCATCCCCATGGGCGTCTGCCCTTCCGCCACAATGTCCCTGCTGACAGACAACTTCACAGGTGCCCTGCATCCCTG GGCCCGGCCTGAAGTTCTGACCTGTACCCCCTGGGGGGCTCCCATTATTTGGGATGGCACTTTCGACCCAGATGTGGCCAAGCAAGAGGCTACACAGCAGAACCTCACCATTGGGCTGACTGTCTTTGCTGTAGGCAG GTACCTGGAGAAGTACCTGGAGCGCTTCCTGTTGACGGCGGAGCAGCACTTCATGGCGGGCCAGAGAGTGGTGTACTACGTGTTCACCGAGCGGCCGGGAGCGGTGCCCCGCGTGGCGCTGGGCCCCGGACGGCGGCTGCGCGTGGAGCGCGTGGTGCGCGAGCGGCGCTGGCAGGACGTGTCTATGGCGCGCATGCGCACGTTGCACGCGGCGCTGGGCGGGCGGCTGGGCCGCGAAGCGCACTTCGTGTTCTGCATGGACGTGGACCAGCACTTTAGCGGCACCTTTGGGCCCGAGGCGCTGGCCGAGTCGGTGGCGCAGCTGCACTCCTGGCACTACCACTGGCCGCGGTGGCTGCTGCCCTTCGAGCGCGACGCGCATTCGGCCGCCGTGATGGCGCGGGGCGAGGGCGACTTCTACTACCACGCGGCGGTGTTCGGGGGCAGCGTGGCGGCGCTGCGCGACTTGACGGCGCACTGTGCGCGGGGTCTGGCCTGGGACCGCGCGCGCGGCCTGGAGGCGCGCTGGCACGACGAGAGCCACCTCAACAAGTTCTTCTGGCTGCACAAGCCCGCCAAGGTGCTGTCGCCCGAGTTCTGCTGGAGCCCGGACCTCGGCCCGCGGGCCGAGATCCGCCGCCCACGACTGCTTTGGGCCCCCAAGGAGTACCGGCTGCTGCGGGACTAG